In the genome of Impatiens glandulifera chromosome 6, dImpGla2.1, whole genome shotgun sequence, the window aaaaaaatattttatcattatatattaatatattttaaatacttaaccaatatatatatatatatatatatatatatatattctcaaaatcTCACATATCAaccttttttaaataattttatttgaagactcttaatatataatttagatcatgaaaaaaaagtaagatGGAAACATTAGCTGGCGATGGTATGCATCCATCGTCCCTTACAAAGTGCAAAAGTACTTGTCTACTAGTAATTTAAGCTTTTGTCCTTTACTGTTATCTTCAAccttctattattattattattattattattattattattattattattattattattattattagattttcatatatttaaatatttgtgacaTGTCACATGTGAACCGTTTACATATACTTCCATAGTCTAGACCATACCAAAATAAAATCCAATTTCATACAGTTTCACGTGaactatataataatacaatttatacaCACTACTAGTAGTGCACAAGTTTATTGAGAGAAAAAAAGCTTCTTCAATGGCGGAACTGGGCTGTGAGGTTGAGGCATTAGGAATTAATTATGCTATCCCTATtcagaagaagaggaagatgaaaaaatctgatgatgatgatgatgtagATGTAGATCAAAGAAACGTCGGAGCTGAAGGCGGCGGCGTTCGCCATGTGCTCAAGGACGTCCATTTCCGTGCGAAACCATGGGAAATCCTTGCTATAGTAGGCCCCAGCGGCGCCGGAAAATCATCTCTCCTTGAAATAGTCGCCGGAAAACTCACCCCACAAACTGCCTCCATCTTCGTCAATCAAAAACCAATCGATAAAGCCCGGTTCAAGAAAGCCTCAGGCTATGTCACCCAGAAAGATACCTTGTTTCCTCTTCTCACCGTCGAGGAGACTCTTATCTTCAGCGCCAACCTCCGCCTGAATCTCCCCGGCAACGAAATTGAATCAAGAGTGAAATCCCTCATCCAAGAGCTCGGTTTAAGCCATGTGGCGTGTACACGTGTCGGAGATGACCGGACTAGGGGAATCTCCGGTGGGGAGCGGCGAAGGGTTTCGATCGGAGTTGAAATCGTGCATGACCCAAGAGTGTTGATTCTCGACGAACCAACGTCCGGTCTGGACAGTGTCTCGGCTCTGCAGATCATCGATATGCTGAAAATAATGGCGGAAACAAGATGCAAAACCATAATTCTCAGTATTCATCAACCGGGATTCAGAATCGTTAAACAGTTCAATTCCACTTTATTACTCGCCAATGGATCCGTTCTTCACCATGGAACTGTCGATCAGCTTTCTATAACTCTAACACAAATGGGTTTAACTCTTCCCCTTCATATCAACGTTGTAGATTTCGCTATCGATTCAATTGAAGCATTTCATCAGCACCCTTCTTTGCAAAACCAGGAATCAAAAACAGGTAAATTTACTCTTCAACAACTTTTCCAGCAATCAAAAGTGGTCGAAAACGAAAAGGGTATAGAATATCCAACCGGGTTTGCTAATTCAAGACTGAGAGAGACCATAATTCTAACTCATCGATTCTCCAAAAACATATTCAGAACCAAGGAATTATTCGCCTGTCGGACTATACAAATGCTGGTCTCCGGCCTCGTTTTGGGTTCAATATTCTACAATCTCAAACAAGATTTATCTGGGGCCGGTGAAAAAGTGGGTCTTTTCGCCTTCACATTAACATTCCTCCTCTCAAGCACAACCGAAGCTTTACCTGTCTTCCTCCAAGAAAGAGAAATTCTAATGAAAGAAACATCCTGCGGTAGTTACAGAATCTCATCTTACGCCATAGCCAATGGTCTAGTCTACTTACCGTTTCTTCTAATCCTAGCCATCTTATTTTCACTCCCACTTTACTGGCTGGTCGGACTGAACCGCGATCCGGTCGCGTTCACACAGTTTGTAATCCTCATCTGGCTAATCCTCTACACAGCTAACTCCGTTGTGGTCTGCATTAGTGCTTTAGTGCCGAATTTCATAGTGGGGAATTCTTTAGTTTCCGGTGTGATGGGTTCTTTCTTTCTGTTCTCTGGTTACTTTATATCGAAACATGGGATGCCAAGTTATTGGGTTTTCATGAATTACTTGTCACTGTTTAAGTATCCATTTGAAGGGTTTTTGataaatgagtttttgggttcGTCGGAGAATAATTGTTTGGAGAAGATGTTTGGAGAGTGTGTATTGAGTGGGGAAGAACTGTTGAGAGAAGAAGGGTATGGGGAAGAAAATGGGAGATCTGGTTTATGGAGGAATGcttttattatgttttgttttattttggtttataGGTTTATTGCTTATGTTATTCTTAGGTTTAGATGCTCTAATAAGTGTATTATTAGAGGGTTTCTTATTATTCTCTAAACATTATTATGTCTATCAGTCTATGTAACACTTCTagttattttctcttttttatcaatcaataattaatcttcattgattatttgtatttttatttaaatttaaaaaaattattattctacATAAAACTAATAGaatattgtaattaaattactataaataaaaatattttactattaaatGATTACAATAATGATGAGATATATAagtttttgattaaaatgatcaGATAAACTCAACTTAGATAACAAGTTtcaaaaatatgtaattgttcATAGATAGTCTAGTGACTCACGTGACTTCAATTAATAACccaaatattgtatttttaatttaatttatttttaaaaaattaaaattaaaattaatatttattaaattaaaaaaaataactcacTTTCCTGTCATTTAATaggtatataattaaaatatattttaaaatattatttaattaaaatcaatacttaataagataataaaaataaaaataattaaaaaaaaaatcatttagacAAACAAGTTATACAGTGAAActtcgataaattaataatctcgATTAATTAATAGATTTTGTAGTCCCaatttgagataaattaataatttgctaaatttataagataatatatttttattaatgcatataagtctcatataatatataaattattaattccgtattacatcaaaattatatatatttattctaagaTTTACTTTTATAATAAGACTCTAATATAATTTgcttcttttaaaattaatgtctCCTTATACTTTATCTTGAATCCTTCTTAATGTATTATTATGGAGCTGTGACGTACTACGTTCATATTGCAAGAAAAAATTACGCAATGTAATTGTTGCTTGAAATACATTCTTTTGTGAGACTGACTCCAACTCTATCATGTCATCTTCTAAtttatcttctttctcattttcCATAACACTACTAATGAGACGTCATGATATTACGGATGGTTTCTCAAACTAACCTTATTTGACGTTCAACTTTCCAAACTAACAtaatttgttcattcattcccaaactaactaatttactattcaaactcatttttttttcaaattcattatatatatatatatattttaaattattatttatgtaaactaaattatttatatttagatatatattttaaattattatttttataaatttgattatttatattttgatgtataatataaattattatttttttataaatttaattatttatattttaatatatatatatatttacatttcaattatcatttatatagtgtaataaatatttcctttagcatttttataaataattgataaatactaataaattactTGTAATCATTATCACTTTCATCGCTTTCTATCTCCAGGTTTAAATTAAATCCATCAGCTTCACTTAAATTGTAAAGTGCATTCGAACTTGTTACTCTATCAGTAATAATTTCTTCCATCTGAATTTGTTGTGACGCATGAAAACTTGACGAGAaatcaattattgtttcattagtTTGACTAGGACCAACATCGGTCTATTGTGTTTGGAAAAGATTATAATCACCATAACTAGAGTAATTGCctcatttatttgaattttccatctacaaaaatacaataataatcattattagtaataagtattaaataaatttaaaaaacaccAAAACAACTATATGTTATTTCCACTACA includes:
- the LOC124942564 gene encoding ABC transporter G family member 5-like, whose amino-acid sequence is MAELGCEVEALGINYAIPIQKKRKMKKSDDDDDVDVDQRNVGAEGGGVRHVLKDVHFRAKPWEILAIVGPSGAGKSSLLEIVAGKLTPQTASIFVNQKPIDKARFKKASGYVTQKDTLFPLLTVEETLIFSANLRLNLPGNEIESRVKSLIQELGLSHVACTRVGDDRTRGISGGERRRVSIGVEIVHDPRVLILDEPTSGLDSVSALQIIDMLKIMAETRCKTIILSIHQPGFRIVKQFNSTLLLANGSVLHHGTVDQLSITLTQMGLTLPLHINVVDFAIDSIEAFHQHPSLQNQESKTGKFTLQQLFQQSKVVENEKGIEYPTGFANSRLRETIILTHRFSKNIFRTKELFACRTIQMLVSGLVLGSIFYNLKQDLSGAGEKVGLFAFTLTFLLSSTTEALPVFLQEREILMKETSCGSYRISSYAIANGLVYLPFLLILAILFSLPLYWLVGLNRDPVAFTQFVILIWLILYTANSVVVCISALVPNFIVGNSLVSGVMGSFFLFSGYFISKHGMPSYWVFMNYLSLFKYPFEGFLINEFLGSSENNCLEKMFGECVLSGEELLREEGYGEENGRSGLWRNAFIMFCFILVYRFIAYVILRFRCSNKCIIRGFLIIL